Proteins from a genomic interval of Papaver somniferum cultivar HN1 chromosome 4, ASM357369v1, whole genome shotgun sequence:
- the LOC113276311 gene encoding protein COFACTOR ASSEMBLY OF COMPLEX C SUBUNIT B CCB2, chloroplastic-like isoform X2 produces MSTLSSLNSLIPLENQFQFPAISNNRIRVNHIRISASLNNNNSEETNLNLSVLRFTLGIPGLDESKLPRWIGRTFGSLIVLNHFVGSNSYTSPSQLRSEALGLCLAAFSITIPYVGKFLKGAAPVERPALPEGNKQIFAMSESLSDRDREDLAWGTFVLLKNTNTVSVLISAQGALCVRGYWNSPESASKAQILEWLERQIQQIGLSDLKETLYFPQGADSAVWEMLPEGTRSVLVQPAPGDPNTTASEATKKIGGFILLASSMSYAYNDRDRAWIAAVANKFKV; encoded by the exons ATGAGTACCCTTTCTTCACTAAATTCGCTAATTCCGTTAGAAAATCAATTCCAATTTCCCGCCATTTCAAACAACAGGATTAGGGTAAACCATATAAGAATTTCAGCTAGTCTCAACAACAATAATTCTGAAGAAACTAATCTTAATCTCTCCGTTCTTCGTTTCACACTCG GTATACCTGGTTTGGATGAATCTAAATTACCTAGATGGATTGGACGTACATTTGGTTCATTGATAGTCTTAAATCACTTTGTTGGTTCCAATTCATACACGTCACCTTCACAGCTT AGATCGGAGGCTTTAGGTCTATGTTTGGCTGCATTTTCGATTACTATACCTTACGTTGGTAAATTTCTCAAG GGTGCAGCTCCAGTAGAACGACCAGCTCTTCCGGAAGGAAACAAGCAAATATTTGCTATGTCGGAGAGTCTCTCTGATAGAGATAGGGAGGATTTGGCGTGGGGAACATTTGTCCTGCTAAAGAATACCAACACCGTATCAGTG CTTATATCAGCTCAAGGTGCCTTATGTGTACGAGGTTACTGGAATTCACCAGAGAGTGCATCAAAAGCTCAAATACTTGAATGGTTGGAGAGACAGATTCAGCAAATTGGCCTCTCTGACTTGAAGGAGACACTTTATTTTCCTCAGGGCGCAG ATTCTGCAGTTTGGGAGATGCTCCCTGAGGGTACCCGTTCCGTTCTAGTACAACCAGCGCCAGGAGATCCTAACACCACTGCTAGTGAAGCAACAAAGAAGATTGGGGGATTTATCTTGTTAGCTTCTAGCATGAGTTACGCATACAATGATAGAGACAGAGCCTGGATAGCTGCAGTTGCTAACAAGTTTAAAG TGTAG
- the LOC113272995 gene encoding cytochrome P450 86B1-like has protein sequence MTADTSSIEYILKSNFVNYHKGEAFIDLFSDVFGNGFFVADGETWKDQRLALTSVMHTSWFIESSHSVIQDLVHQKLLKLINKSVKLDKIIDLQDLLLRFTSDNIYITTFGIDPGCLSIELPDVPFVTAFERAADLSYYRVFTPTFIWKTLRFFSVGPEKKLKEAIRIVHKSVSEIVKNRKIDLHKSGSVNDRSDVLSRLVIMKDPEDKQNLNDRFSDDMLRDLCLSFILAGRDTTSVALAWFFWLINEHPHVESLILNEIKVIISHRKCDSENINEIVFTADELKKMVHLEAALSETLRLYPSVPHDIKEAREDDVLPNGTAVKKKDLIVYSMYSIGRTEAIWGKDCREFKPERWIKNGK, from the exons ATGACTGCAGATACTTCCTCCATCGAGTACATTTTGAAATCGAACTTCGTAAATTATCACAAGGGAGAGgcttttatagatttgttttctgATGTTTTTGGGAATGGTTTTTTTGTTGCTGATGGGGAAACATGGAAAGACCAAAGGCTTGCGTTAACATCAGTTATGCACACTTCTTGGTTTATAGAGTCTTCTCATTCAGTCATACAAGATCTGGTGCACCAAAAACTTTTAAAGTTGATAAATAAGTCTGTAAAATTAGATAAAATCATAGATCTACAAGATTTGCTACTTCGATTCACGTCTGACAATATCTACATCACTACATTCGGCATTGATCCAGGGTGTTTATCCATTGAACTTCCAGATGTTCCTTTTGTTACGGCTTTCGAGAGAGCTGCAGACCTCTCATATTACAGGGTGTTCACTCCTACATTTATATGGAAGACACTGAGATTCTTCAGTGTTGGAccagagaagaaactcaaggaagCCATCAGAATAGTGCACAAGTCTGTTTCAGAGATTGTTAAAAACAGAAAGATCGATCTCCACAAATCAGGTTCTGTAAATGATCGGTCCGACGTATTATCGAGGCTCGTAATTATGAAAGACCCGGAGGATAAACAAAACTTGAATGATAGATTCAGTGACGACATGCtaagagatttgtgtttaagtTTTATTCTAGCTGGCCGAGACACAACTTCAGTGGCACTAGCATGGTTCTTCTGGCTCATAAATGAACACCCACATGTAGAAAGCCTAATTCTCAACGAGATCAAAGTAATTATAAGCCACAGGAAGTGTGACAGCGAAAACATAAACGAAATTGTGTTTACAGCGGATGAGTTAAAGAAAATGGTGCATCTTGAAGCTGCTCTATCAGAAACACTGAGGCTCTATCCGTCTGTACCACACGATATCAAGGAGGCTAGAGAGGATGATGTACTGCCCAATGGTACTGCTGTTAAAAAGAAAGATTTGATAGTCTACTCCATGTACTCCATTGGCCGAACTGAAGCTATATGGGGGAAAGACTGCAGGGAGTTCAAGCCAGAAAGGTGGATAAAGAACGGGAA ATGA
- the LOC113276311 gene encoding protein COFACTOR ASSEMBLY OF COMPLEX C SUBUNIT B CCB2, chloroplastic-like isoform X1 — protein MSTLSSLNSLIPLENQFQFPAISNNRIRVNHIRISASLNNNNSEETNLNLSVLRFTLGIPGLDESKLPRWIGRTFGSLIVLNHFVGSNSYTSPSQLRSEALGLCLAAFSITIPYVGKFLKGAAPVERPALPEGNKQIFAMSESLSDRDREDLAWGTFVLLKNTNTVSVLISAQGALCVRGYWNSPESASKAQILEWLERQIQQIGLSDLKETLYFPQGADSAVWEMLPEGTRSVLVQPAPGDPNTTASEATKKIGGFILLASSMSYAYNDRDRAWIAAVANKFKDKAQYSAVGL, from the exons ATGAGTACCCTTTCTTCACTAAATTCGCTAATTCCGTTAGAAAATCAATTCCAATTTCCCGCCATTTCAAACAACAGGATTAGGGTAAACCATATAAGAATTTCAGCTAGTCTCAACAACAATAATTCTGAAGAAACTAATCTTAATCTCTCCGTTCTTCGTTTCACACTCG GTATACCTGGTTTGGATGAATCTAAATTACCTAGATGGATTGGACGTACATTTGGTTCATTGATAGTCTTAAATCACTTTGTTGGTTCCAATTCATACACGTCACCTTCACAGCTT AGATCGGAGGCTTTAGGTCTATGTTTGGCTGCATTTTCGATTACTATACCTTACGTTGGTAAATTTCTCAAG GGTGCAGCTCCAGTAGAACGACCAGCTCTTCCGGAAGGAAACAAGCAAATATTTGCTATGTCGGAGAGTCTCTCTGATAGAGATAGGGAGGATTTGGCGTGGGGAACATTTGTCCTGCTAAAGAATACCAACACCGTATCAGTG CTTATATCAGCTCAAGGTGCCTTATGTGTACGAGGTTACTGGAATTCACCAGAGAGTGCATCAAAAGCTCAAATACTTGAATGGTTGGAGAGACAGATTCAGCAAATTGGCCTCTCTGACTTGAAGGAGACACTTTATTTTCCTCAGGGCGCAG ATTCTGCAGTTTGGGAGATGCTCCCTGAGGGTACCCGTTCCGTTCTAGTACAACCAGCGCCAGGAGATCCTAACACCACTGCTAGTGAAGCAACAAAGAAGATTGGGGGATTTATCTTGTTAGCTTCTAGCATGAGTTACGCATACAATGATAGAGACAGAGCCTGGATAGCTGCAGTTGCTAACAAGTTTAAAG ACAAGGCACAGTATTCAGCAGTTGGTCTGTAA